In Triticum aestivum cultivar Chinese Spring chromosome 5B, IWGSC CS RefSeq v2.1, whole genome shotgun sequence, the following proteins share a genomic window:
- the LOC123116047 gene encoding uncharacterized protein gives MPSDAALSPAPTGRNNGGKMQKLLKSAFKRGDSPAQAAGEEPELSPSASRGSGSGSGRTSSGRRVTRGDDVGDRSSRESVELDAEGSKNDKMLAALRDWKIAPAYETFPWEKKMKELLPVPESSRFLSLLLLPKATDGTHTRYNTLDDTLARADAWLASSRASGVPVELASVQTEALLTKISGETAVSTVNMGSLSDLANMSNVSLYGFEDYHGVDIGVVRAVRLWYAPSGPGGEMAVEIALRQGDTRLGFAISRTEEGFIYVSSVADESTPGVASTRSGLLELHRAARRAGRLLVVSRVGGEKVLPWMVSTAGDVRCYDTVSLSQKLSLHRHALRPITLHFLTWDEGVLALPPPPAPARGPLLMLSSEGDEEEIDGDGPEIAAGKGGKGSSFRFQNIGLPDSWL, from the exons ATGCCCAGCGACGCCGCCCTCTCGCCGGCGCCGACCGGCAGGAACAACGGCGGCAAGATGCAGAAGCTGCTCAAGTCGGCCTTCAAGCGCGGCGACTCCCCGGCCCAGGCGGCCGGGGAGGAGCCGGAGCTCAGCCCGTCCGCGTCCAGGGGGTCTGGCTCGGGCAGCGGGCGGACGTCGTCGGGGAGGCGTGTCACCCGAGGCGACGACGTCGGCGATCGGTCCAGCCGCGAGAGCGTCGAGCTCGACGCTGAAG GTTCCAAGAACGACAAGATGCTGGCGGCGCTGCGGGACTGGAAGATCGCGCCGGCGTACGAGACGTTCCCGTGGGAGAAGAAGATGAAGGAGCTGCTGCCGGTGCCGGAATCGAGCCGATTCctctcgctgctgctgctccccaaGGCCACGGACGGCACCCACACCCGCTACAACACGCTGGACGACACCCTCGCCCGCGCCGACGCCTGGCTCGCCTCGTCCCGCGCCTCCGGCGTCCCCGTCGAGCTCGCCAGCGTCCAGACGGAGGCGCTGCTCACcaagatctccggcgagacggcggTGTCCACGGTGAACATGGGCTCCCTGTCCGACCTGGCCAACATGTCCAACGTCAGCCTGTACGGGTTCGAGGACTACCACGGCGTGGACATCGGCGTGGTGCGCGCGGTGCGGCTATGGTACGCGCCGTCGGGCCCCGGCGGCGAGATGGCGGTGGAGATCGCGCTGCGGCAGGGGGACACCAGGCTCGGTTTCGCCATCAGCCGGACCGAGGAAGGCTTCATCTACGTGTCGTCGGTGGCGGACGAGAGCACGCCCGGCGTGGCGTCCACGCGGTCCGGGCTGCTCGAGCTGcaccgggcggcgaggcgggcgggcAGGCTGCTGGTGGTGTCGAGGGTGGGAGGGGAGAAGGTGCTGCCGTGGATGGTCTCCACCGCCGGCGACGTCAGGTGCTACGACACCGTGTCGCTGAGCCAGAAGCTTTCGCTGCACCGCCACGCGCTCCGCCCCATCACGCTGCACTTCCTCACGTGGGATGAGGGCGTCCTCGCCCTGCCCCCGCCACCGGCGCCGGCGCGGGGGCCGCTGCTCATGCTGTCCTccgaaggcgacgaggaggagatCGATGGCGACGGGCCGGAGATCGCGGCCGGCAAGGGGGGCAAGGGCTCGTCCTTTAGGTTCCAGAACATCGGACTCCCGGATAGCTGGCTGTGA